The following are encoded in a window of Ruficoccus amylovorans genomic DNA:
- a CDS encoding PEP-CTERM sorting domain-containing protein gives MHATKITNTTATIAAFLAFSVAASGAIYTTTLSGVTTNNTGGAAPNFNAQFPVGSAWSATLQWDTEASPLFSGATQAQFRLLEFELTLYGETENFTTSALTDKASFGVTNGSITGGDYHSIQFTTEYGTENLTDDTIYEYTLLSLNITLEPVYFNGAASLTTPPSELDLSLYDLENSQTGLKIYTTDMGWSNTPLRGNINPVPEPSTYALMGGVAMLGLAALRRRKAK, from the coding sequence ATGCATGCTACCAAAATCACTAATACGACAGCTACTATCGCCGCCTTCCTGGCTTTCAGCGTCGCGGCCTCGGGGGCCATCTATACGACGACGCTCTCCGGGGTGACGACTAACAACACTGGCGGCGCAGCGCCAAACTTCAATGCGCAGTTCCCGGTCGGCTCGGCCTGGTCGGCAACCCTGCAGTGGGACACAGAGGCGAGCCCCCTTTTCTCGGGTGCCACCCAGGCGCAGTTCCGCTTGCTGGAGTTTGAATTGACCCTCTACGGGGAGACGGAAAATTTCACCACCTCAGCGCTGACAGACAAGGCGTCCTTCGGCGTCACCAACGGGTCGATCACCGGCGGCGATTACCACAGCATCCAGTTCACCACGGAGTATGGCACGGAAAACCTCACCGACGACACGATCTACGAATACACCCTGCTGAGCCTCAACATCACGCTGGAACCTGTGTACTTCAACGGCGCGGCCAGCTTGACCACTCCGCCCTCCGAGCTGGACCTCTCCCTCTATGACCTCGAAAACAGCCAGACGGGTCTCAAAATTTACACGACAGACATGGGCTGGTCGAACACCCCCTTGCGCGGGAACATCAACCCGGTCCCCGAGCCATCCACCTACGCGCTGATGGGCGGGGTCGCCATGCTCGGCTTGGCCGCCCTGCGCCGCCGCAAGGCCAAGTAA
- a CDS encoding alpha/beta fold hydrolase, with product MKSFLSICVLLTASLRLAAFETVTFDAFDGIDITADLYWADKDNPETPFIILLHQAGYSRGEYREIAPKLVAMGYNCMAVDLRSGSGVNNVLNETARRAVDAQQTPTYLDTTTDILDAVFYVRDHYARGSVILWGSSYSASLALKLAADRSRLVQGVVAFSPGEYFVSLEKPSNWIADSSRKLEVPVFIASSRREARLWQLIFHEIYSDHKVSYVPETSGDEHGSRALWADNPNHDGYWTAVSAFLKTYFPPNPASGK from the coding sequence GTGAAATCGTTTCTGTCCATCTGTGTCTTGCTGACTGCTTCGTTGAGGTTGGCGGCGTTTGAGACGGTGACGTTCGACGCCTTTGACGGCATCGACATCACCGCCGACCTGTATTGGGCAGACAAGGATAACCCGGAGACACCGTTCATCATCCTGCTTCACCAGGCCGGTTACAGCCGGGGGGAATATCGCGAAATCGCCCCAAAGCTGGTCGCAATGGGCTACAACTGCATGGCGGTGGACCTGCGCAGCGGCAGTGGCGTGAACAACGTCCTCAATGAAACTGCCCGGCGGGCCGTGGACGCTCAACAGACGCCGACCTACCTCGACACGACAACGGACATTCTGGACGCGGTCTTTTACGTCCGCGATCACTACGCCCGCGGTTCCGTTATCCTGTGGGGAAGTTCCTACTCAGCCTCGCTGGCGCTGAAACTGGCGGCGGACCGTTCCCGGCTCGTGCAGGGGGTGGTGGCGTTTTCGCCGGGCGAGTACTTTGTCTCTCTGGAGAAACCCAGCAACTGGATTGCCGACAGCAGCCGCAAGCTGGAAGTGCCGGTCTTTATCGCCTCGTCCCGTCGGGAGGCGCGGCTATGGCAGTTGATTTTTCATGAGATCTACTCGGACCACAAGGTCAGCTATGTCCCGGAGACGAGCGGCGACGAACACGGTTCGCGCGCCCTCTGGGCCGACAACCCCAACCACGACGGCTACTGGACAGCAGTGAGCGCGTTTTTGAAAACGTATTTCCCGCCCAACCCTGCCTCGGGGAAATAG
- a CDS encoding protease inhibitor I42 family protein — protein sequence MIALVFAGCQCGESSGGSGSLSDGQTLGMASNGETFQMRVGDTFSVSLPSNPSTGYSWQLDDSYKPVLTMPGGAQSQTFSAGTTAIVGAPGIATWTFKAAKAGETKLRLEYARAWEKDTPPTEVFEITVNVTE from the coding sequence ATGATCGCTCTTGTCTTTGCCGGTTGCCAGTGTGGCGAATCTTCCGGCGGCTCGGGTTCACTTTCCGACGGGCAGACGCTCGGCATGGCCAGCAATGGCGAGACGTTCCAGATGCGGGTAGGCGACACCTTCTCGGTCTCCCTGCCGTCAAATCCGTCCACCGGCTATTCCTGGCAACTCGACGATTCCTACAAGCCCGTGCTGACCATGCCCGGCGGGGCGCAGTCGCAGACGTTCTCGGCCGGTACGACGGCGATCGTGGGCGCGCCCGGCATCGCCACCTGGACGTTTAAGGCGGCCAAGGCTGGTGAGACCAAGCTGCGGCTCGAATACGCCCGCGCCTGGGAGAAGGACACCCCGCCGACCGAAGTTTTTGAAATCACGGTCAACGTCACCGAATAA
- a CDS encoding COG3014 family protein, producing MMKSGEGNISGRGLRGAQSASVWVLLGLGVFLGGCASYQDETRALQQAWIAGDDVTAAAEARSQADDDPTGTDALLWRLEEGAAYRAGSEFNQSNTAFAQAEARVNYYDSQASFRVSEQTLATLTNLTFLPYEGTAYDRIMLNTYKALNYLSLGDYEAARVELNRALDRQREAVAANAAAIAEAEENADVASAKAGSPGEDGYNVHRALDDPSFQRQLSSAYSYLNRYSVYADYVNPFTVFLEGLYFMCNAASPSDLERSRMAFQRVSGMLPNNRYISQDLATLNDRLNGQPMPHLTYVIFETGMAPSRTEHMINIPLFLVTKQVPYVGVAFPQLRFNDYYVPSLTAHAGGSSYETMTVCDMDSVVAQDFQNYLPVAVTRTLISAGVKAALQYGVYEATKDNSTVNLIAMIGTSIYAASTNHADLRTWVTLPKEFSYCRFHTPESRQVEIRLRGAQRLTVDLLDGQVNVIYIKSNSPGASVSVQQFVMKESDYPMPDQGALSL from the coding sequence ATGATGAAAAGCGGGGAGGGTAACATTTCCGGGCGCGGTCTTCGCGGCGCGCAATCGGCGTCCGTGTGGGTGTTGCTCGGGCTGGGGGTGTTTCTGGGTGGTTGCGCCAGCTATCAGGACGAGACGCGGGCGCTCCAGCAGGCCTGGATCGCCGGGGACGACGTGACCGCCGCCGCCGAGGCCCGCAGCCAGGCCGATGACGACCCGACCGGCACCGACGCTTTGCTTTGGCGGCTGGAGGAGGGCGCGGCCTACCGCGCGGGTTCGGAGTTTAACCAGAGCAACACCGCCTTTGCGCAGGCCGAGGCGCGGGTCAACTACTACGACTCGCAGGCGTCCTTCCGCGTGAGCGAGCAGACGCTGGCGACATTGACCAATCTGACCTTTCTGCCCTACGAGGGGACGGCTTACGACCGCATCATGCTCAACACCTACAAGGCGCTCAACTACCTCTCGCTGGGGGATTACGAGGCCGCCCGTGTCGAGCTGAACCGTGCCCTCGACCGCCAGCGCGAGGCCGTGGCGGCCAATGCCGCTGCCATCGCCGAGGCCGAGGAAAACGCCGATGTCGCCTCCGCCAAGGCTGGTTCCCCCGGCGAGGACGGTTACAACGTCCACCGCGCCCTCGACGACCCCTCGTTCCAGCGCCAGCTCAGTTCGGCCTACAGTTACCTCAACCGCTACAGCGTTTACGCCGACTACGTGAACCCGTTCACGGTTTTTCTCGAAGGGCTCTACTTCATGTGCAACGCGGCCAGCCCGTCCGACCTGGAACGTTCGCGCATGGCTTTCCAGCGGGTTAGCGGGATGCTCCCGAACAATCGGTACATCAGCCAAGACCTCGCGACGCTCAACGACCGGCTCAACGGCCAGCCCATGCCCCACTTGACCTATGTTATTTTCGAGACCGGCATGGCTCCGTCCCGCACTGAGCACATGATTAACATCCCGCTCTTTCTGGTCACCAAGCAGGTGCCTTACGTCGGGGTGGCCTTCCCGCAACTCAGGTTCAACGACTACTATGTGCCCAGCCTGACTGCCCACGCCGGGGGCAGCAGCTATGAGACCATGACCGTCTGCGACATGGATTCTGTCGTGGCGCAGGATTTCCAGAACTACCTCCCCGTGGCCGTCACCCGGACGCTGATCTCCGCCGGGGTCAAGGCCGCGCTCCAGTACGGCGTCTATGAGGCGACCAAGGACAACAGCACCGTCAACCTGATCGCCATGATCGGGACCTCCATCTACGCGGCCTCGACCAACCACGCGGACCTGCGTACCTGGGTGACGCTGCCCAAGGAGTTTTCCTACTGCCGTTTCCACACCCCGGAAAGCCGCCAGGTCGAGATCCGGCTGCGCGGGGCGCAGCGCCTTACCGTTGACCTTTTGGACGGACAGGTTAATGTCATTTACATTAAAAGTAACTCTCCCGGCGCCTCGGTGTCTGTACAGCAGTTCGTGATGAAAGAAAGCGATTACCCGATGCCGGACCAGGGAGCCCTCTCTCTATGA
- a CDS encoding YcfL family protein — protein MKKFLILPLLALTLAGCDTINTVERANPEMTPDYVATKKVTTDPSLADIVSVEDVIQSTVSGNLLKIQVELKNKTNSYHRFLYRFQWFDKDGMQVTTAAPPWRTSQVEGRETVYVSGVSPSPNAADFRLELLDSMGPQDSSGSSNPKARAPGK, from the coding sequence ATGAAAAAATTCCTTATCCTGCCTCTGCTCGCGCTCACCCTGGCGGGCTGCGATACCATCAACACCGTCGAACGGGCCAACCCGGAAATGACGCCCGACTACGTGGCGACGAAGAAAGTCACCACCGACCCGAGCCTGGCCGATATCGTTTCGGTCGAAGATGTCATCCAGAGCACCGTCAGCGGCAACCTGCTGAAAATCCAGGTCGAGCTGAAGAACAAGACCAACAGTTACCACCGCTTTCTGTACCGTTTTCAGTGGTTCGACAAGGACGGGATGCAGGTCACGACCGCAGCCCCGCCGTGGCGTACAAGCCAGGTCGAAGGCCGCGAAACGGTCTATGTCTCCGGCGTCTCGCCCAGCCCGAACGCGGCGGACTTCCGGCTCGAACTGCTCGACTCGATGGGGCCGCAGGACAGCAGCGGCTCCAGCAACCCCAAGGCCCGCGCCCCCGGCAAGTGA
- a CDS encoding penicillin-binding protein activator LpoB, with amino-acid sequence MKQTLTTLSIALAAALGFSGCNSGGDAKYVDSAGPRTIVSVDEINIQDWSNAADQMINSMLTSGVLERAPSQPAVLAVSRIINDTRTHVDTDLLTKRIRVALNRSGKAMTTTTIDVLASPEDPLAAAVRGQASPTPFFSLSGKILEINARAGNTKQVTYVFQLSLTEIPTGLAVWEDQVEITKQGGRSSVGW; translated from the coding sequence ATGAAACAAACGCTGACCACTCTCTCTATCGCTCTGGCCGCTGCGCTGGGCTTCTCCGGCTGCAACTCCGGCGGTGACGCCAAGTACGTGGATTCCGCCGGGCCGCGCACGATTGTCTCGGTGGACGAGATCAATATCCAGGACTGGTCCAACGCCGCCGACCAGATGATCAACTCGATGCTCACCTCCGGTGTGCTGGAGCGCGCGCCCTCGCAACCGGCGGTGCTGGCCGTGAGCCGGATCATCAACGACACCCGCACGCACGTGGACACCGACCTGTTGACCAAGCGCATCCGCGTCGCGCTCAACCGCTCGGGCAAGGCCATGACCACGACCACCATCGACGTGCTTGCCTCGCCCGAAGACCCGCTCGCCGCCGCCGTGCGCGGGCAGGCTTCGCCCACGCCTTTCTTCAGCCTCTCGGGCAAGATCCTCGAGATCAACGCCCGCGCCGGTAACACCAAGCAGGTGACGTACGTCTTCCAGCTCTCCCTGACCGAAATTCCGACCGGCCTCGCCGTCTGGGAAGACCAGGTCGAGATCACCAAGCAGGGCGGACGTTCCAGCGTCGGCTGGTAA
- a CDS encoding M42 family metallopeptidase, protein MAKKQTIVPPFLQALLDARSPTGAENEAQDVLEKYLKPAADKYEKDRMGNRLATLNPKGNPTLMLAGHMDELGFIIRYVDDKGFIYFDVLGGHDRVMIPGRRVVVLTKGGEVTGVTGKRAIHLMSPEDRKKVPEIHQMWIDIGAKSRDEALERVSIGDPVVYQHNFELIHGTIGASRAFDNKSGCYVVSETLRRLAEQKKKLSAKVVSVATTQEEIGTRGAVTSSYAIKPDIGIAVDVGHATDHPDCDPKQHGLQKLGGGPIIGRGPNINPFVFERLVKCAEKENIPHQIECEPRPTGTDARAIQMAGEGVAAAVVSIPLRYMHTPSEVVDLADVENTVKLITAFALSLKKGERGIW, encoded by the coding sequence ATGGCCAAAAAACAAACCATCGTCCCACCTTTTCTCCAAGCCCTGCTCGACGCCCGCTCCCCCACCGGTGCAGAGAACGAGGCCCAAGACGTGCTCGAAAAGTACCTCAAGCCCGCCGCCGACAAGTACGAGAAGGACCGCATGGGCAACCGCCTGGCCACCCTCAACCCCAAGGGCAACCCCACCCTCATGCTCGCCGGGCACATGGACGAACTCGGTTTCATCATCCGCTATGTCGATGACAAGGGCTTCATCTACTTCGACGTGCTCGGCGGCCATGACCGCGTGATGATCCCCGGCCGCCGCGTGGTCGTGCTGACCAAGGGCGGCGAAGTCACCGGCGTCACCGGCAAGCGCGCCATTCACCTGATGAGTCCCGAGGACCGCAAGAAAGTCCCCGAAATCCACCAGATGTGGATCGACATCGGCGCGAAAAGCCGCGACGAGGCTCTGGAGCGTGTCTCCATCGGCGACCCCGTCGTTTACCAGCACAACTTTGAACTGATCCACGGCACCATTGGCGCTTCGCGGGCCTTTGACAACAAGAGCGGCTGCTACGTCGTCAGCGAAACCCTGCGCCGCCTGGCCGAGCAGAAAAAGAAGCTCAGCGCCAAGGTCGTCAGCGTGGCCACCACCCAGGAGGAGATCGGCACGCGCGGAGCCGTCACCTCCAGCTACGCGATCAAGCCGGACATCGGCATCGCCGTGGACGTGGGCCACGCCACCGACCACCCGGACTGCGACCCCAAGCAGCACGGCCTGCAAAAGCTCGGCGGCGGCCCGATCATCGGACGCGGGCCGAACATCAACCCCTTCGTCTTCGAGCGGCTGGTCAAGTGCGCTGAAAAGGAAAATATCCCCCACCAGATCGAGTGCGAACCGCGCCCGACCGGCACCGACGCCCGCGCCATCCAGATGGCCGGCGAGGGTGTGGCCGCCGCCGTGGTCTCGATCCCGCTGCGCTACATGCACACGCCCAGCGAAGTCGTGGACCTGGCCGACGTGGAGAACACGGTCAAGCTCATCACGGCCTTCGCCCTGAGCCTGAAAAAAGGCGAACGCGGCATCTGGTGA
- the hisA gene encoding 1-(5-phosphoribosyl)-5-[(5-phosphoribosylamino)methylideneamino]imidazole-4-carboxamide isomerase, whose translation MRIYPAIDIKHGACVRLTQGLADQETEYFNDPLEPARLFKAAGSEWVHVVDLDGAFDGKPSNLAVVEGIAALGLKVEFGGGIRELADAEALLAAGVSRIVVGTRACKDHAFVEELVRRWPEQLAIGIDAREGKVAVRGWVEVTDMPAISFACKLAEAGVQRIIYTDISTDGMMVGPNFEGQEEMLSAVPIQIIASGGVSDLHDLVVYSEMARKFDNLDGVIVGKALYEKKFTVKEALDVAARA comes from the coding sequence ATGAGGATCTATCCCGCAATCGACATCAAACACGGCGCCTGTGTCCGGCTGACGCAGGGCCTCGCCGACCAGGAAACCGAATACTTTAACGACCCGCTCGAACCGGCCCGCCTCTTCAAGGCCGCCGGCTCGGAATGGGTACACGTGGTGGACCTCGACGGGGCCTTCGACGGCAAGCCCTCCAATCTCGCCGTGGTCGAGGGCATCGCCGCCCTGGGCCTGAAGGTCGAGTTCGGCGGGGGCATTCGCGAACTGGCCGACGCCGAGGCGCTACTGGCCGCCGGGGTGAGCCGGATCGTGGTCGGCACCCGCGCCTGCAAGGACCACGCCTTTGTCGAGGAACTGGTCCGCCGCTGGCCCGAACAACTCGCCATCGGTATCGACGCCCGTGAGGGCAAGGTGGCCGTGCGCGGCTGGGTCGAGGTGACGGATATGCCCGCGATCAGCTTCGCCTGCAAGCTGGCCGAGGCCGGGGTTCAGCGCATCATTTACACCGACATCAGCACCGACGGGATGATGGTCGGCCCGAACTTCGAGGGGCAGGAGGAAATGCTCAGCGCCGTGCCGATCCAGATCATCGCCTCGGGCGGGGTCAGCGACCTGCACGACCTCGTGGTTTACTCCGAGATGGCCCGGAAGTTCGACAACCTCGACGGCGTCATCGTGGGCAAGGCCCTTTACGAAAAGAAATTCACGGTCAAGGAAGCCCTCGACGTGGCCGCCCGCGCCTGA
- a CDS encoding dihydrolipoyl dehydrogenase family protein, whose product MAEHFDFIVIGGGSAGYAAARTARETRERVAIVDGGSTLGGLCILRGCMPSKTLIYSAEILHLARLADRFGLNIPVAKADMPRLHERKLRTIAEFAEYRQEQLASERFSLFRNRARFTGERELTLDDGTVLTADAFLVATGSVVACPPVPGLKESSPWTSDDVLDLDRLPESVIVLGGGVVACELAQFLHRIGSRVTQIQRSPHILKEQSPEAAAVVEEVFRGEGIELITGTQLRQVERTNKGFRVSFEHDGKLMVREAAHLLNALGRQPATDGLGLETAGVTLRKSGHIQTNEFQQSTNSAVYAAGDVAGPHEIVHVAIMQGELAARHATGRPAQPVDYDALVSIVFTDPQIAHAGIPEAELKKRGIAYVSADYPFDDHGKSILMEAKHGFVKVLAEKGTGRLLGAECVGKDASELIHSLAVGIALKASAADLLKTHWYHPTLSEIWTYPLEDVLEEL is encoded by the coding sequence ATGGCCGAACACTTTGATTTCATCGTAATCGGGGGCGGAAGCGCCGGTTACGCAGCCGCCCGCACCGCCCGCGAGACCCGCGAACGCGTCGCCATCGTTGACGGCGGCTCCACCCTGGGGGGGCTCTGCATCCTGCGCGGGTGCATGCCCTCCAAGACCCTCATCTACTCCGCCGAGATACTTCACCTGGCGCGGCTGGCGGACCGCTTCGGGCTCAACATCCCCGTGGCCAAGGCCGACATGCCCCGCCTGCACGAGCGCAAGCTGCGGACCATCGCGGAGTTCGCCGAGTACCGGCAGGAGCAACTCGCCTCCGAGCGCTTCAGCCTCTTTCGCAACCGGGCGCGCTTCACCGGCGAGCGCGAGCTGACCCTCGACGACGGCACCGTCCTGACCGCCGACGCCTTTCTCGTCGCCACCGGCTCGGTCGTCGCCTGCCCGCCCGTTCCGGGCCTGAAAGAATCCAGCCCCTGGACCAGCGACGACGTGCTCGACCTCGACCGGCTGCCCGAGTCGGTTATCGTGCTCGGAGGCGGGGTCGTCGCCTGCGAGCTGGCGCAGTTCTTGCACCGCATCGGCAGCCGCGTGACCCAGATCCAGCGCAGCCCGCACATTTTAAAAGAGCAGTCGCCCGAGGCCGCCGCCGTGGTCGAGGAAGTCTTCCGTGGCGAAGGCATCGAGCTGATTACCGGCACGCAACTGCGCCAGGTCGAGCGCACGAACAAGGGCTTCCGCGTGAGCTTCGAGCACGACGGCAAGCTCATGGTCCGCGAGGCCGCTCACCTGCTCAACGCCCTTGGCCGCCAGCCCGCCACCGACGGTCTCGGGCTGGAAACCGCGGGCGTCACCCTCCGCAAGTCCGGACACATCCAGACGAACGAGTTCCAGCAGAGCACGAACTCCGCCGTTTACGCCGCCGGGGATGTGGCCGGACCGCACGAGATCGTCCACGTCGCCATCATGCAGGGCGAGCTGGCAGCCCGCCACGCCACCGGTCGCCCGGCGCAGCCGGTTGACTACGACGCGCTCGTGTCCATCGTTTTCACCGACCCGCAGATCGCCCACGCGGGCATCCCCGAAGCGGAATTGAAAAAGCGCGGCATTGCCTACGTCAGCGCCGACTACCCCTTCGACGACCACGGCAAGTCCATCCTCATGGAGGCCAAGCACGGCTTCGTCAAAGTCCTGGCCGAAAAGGGAACGGGCCGCCTGCTCGGAGCCGAGTGCGTGGGCAAGGACGCCTCCGAACTCATTCACAGCCTCGCCGTCGGCATCGCCCTCAAGGCCAGCGCCGCCGACCTGCTGAAAACCCACTGGTACCACCCCACCCTGTCCGAGATCTGGACCTATCCGCTGGAGGACGTGCTGGAGGAGTTGTAA
- a CDS encoding transglutaminase-like domain-containing protein, with protein MPELNKAFFALCLLTLLPAAVPAGTPFDPQDPPQGLFSEEWMEIYLLGQKVGYSQLSLRRDGDTIHTETRTRMEVRRGAVPMAFETLEKTTETVDGQPLAFSVEMNMAGQPIVQSGTVEGERLVLTQEQQGRSQSRELAYPQGALMSWGLTRKTLELPLEAGAEFTARLFSPSISTELAPEVSYRVIGQEETLINEKQVSAWRSEMVMQVGQTNIPTAIWTDDDHRVLKTTVNIMGMPMEMRTCTQQEAMEGFAPAEIFENNLIRLNQAIPAGAQEVVYRVTVDGAHPDLMLPASDFQQVERVGVGEFLVTVSRADHTQIPRILPKLDMAVWGEYLEPNLILDSSDEKVVTVAQEAVTDQRPDKVAQADQLRVFVTHYITDKNLSVGFATASEVARDPQGDCSEHAVLLAAVGRVWGIPSRAVAGLVYLPRMRMADGQFAENVMGYHMWTQFYLGGQWVDFDAALDESECSPTRLALMASSLQETSMAELGLELLDLIGQINVEIVSVK; from the coding sequence ATGCCGGAGTTAAATAAAGCCTTTTTCGCCCTGTGCCTGCTCACGCTGCTGCCCGCCGCCGTCCCGGCGGGGACGCCCTTCGATCCCCAGGACCCGCCGCAGGGGCTGTTCTCGGAGGAATGGATGGAGATTTACCTGCTCGGGCAAAAGGTCGGCTATTCGCAACTGAGCCTCCGCCGCGACGGCGATACGATCCATACCGAGACTCGCACCCGTATGGAGGTGCGCCGGGGAGCGGTGCCGATGGCTTTCGAGACCCTTGAAAAAACAACCGAAACGGTGGACGGCCAGCCGCTGGCCTTCAGCGTCGAGATGAATATGGCGGGCCAGCCGATTGTCCAGAGCGGCACGGTTGAGGGTGAGCGGCTTGTCCTCACGCAGGAGCAGCAGGGGCGCAGCCAGAGCCGCGAGCTGGCTTATCCGCAGGGGGCGTTGATGAGCTGGGGCCTCACGCGCAAGACGCTCGAACTGCCGCTTGAGGCTGGGGCGGAGTTCACGGCGCGGCTGTTCAGCCCGTCGATCAGCACAGAGCTTGCCCCGGAGGTGAGCTATCGCGTCATCGGGCAGGAGGAGACGTTGATTAACGAAAAACAGGTTTCCGCCTGGCGCTCGGAAATGGTCATGCAGGTGGGCCAGACAAATATCCCCACTGCCATCTGGACCGATGACGACCACCGCGTGCTCAAGACCACGGTCAACATCATGGGCATGCCGATGGAGATGCGCACCTGCACGCAGCAAGAGGCGATGGAGGGCTTCGCCCCGGCGGAAATTTTCGAGAACAACCTCATCCGGCTCAATCAGGCCATCCCTGCCGGGGCGCAGGAAGTTGTCTATCGGGTTACCGTGGACGGCGCGCATCCAGACCTGATGCTGCCCGCGAGCGACTTCCAGCAAGTCGAGCGCGTCGGGGTGGGCGAGTTTTTGGTCACGGTGAGCCGGGCCGACCACACGCAGATCCCGCGCATCCTGCCCAAGCTCGACATGGCCGTCTGGGGCGAGTACCTGGAGCCGAACCTGATCCTCGACTCCTCCGACGAGAAAGTGGTCACGGTGGCGCAGGAAGCCGTCACCGACCAGCGCCCTGACAAGGTGGCGCAGGCGGACCAGCTGCGTGTATTCGTTACCCACTACATCACGGACAAAAACCTTTCGGTCGGCTTTGCCACGGCGAGCGAGGTCGCCCGCGATCCGCAGGGCGACTGCAGTGAGCATGCCGTGTTGCTGGCCGCAGTGGGCCGGGTCTGGGGCATCCCCTCGCGGGCGGTGGCCGGGCTGGTTTACCTGCCGCGCATGCGCATGGCCGACGGCCAGTTCGCCGAAAACGTCATGGGCTACCACATGTGGACGCAGTTCTACCTCGGCGGCCAGTGGGTGGACTTCGACGCCGCGCTGGACGAGTCCGAGTGCTCGCCCACGCGCCTGGCGCTGATGGCCTCCTCTCTTCAGGAAACCTCTATGGCCGAGTTGGGGCTCGAGCTGCTCGACCTCATCGGCCAGATTAATGTCGAAATCGTATCCGTAAAATGA
- a CDS encoding O-antigen ligase family protein, with amino-acid sequence MLEEEFPSPGPKTQGERAIQWHLVAFGLATALLFAGAAYFSQPYLGAFGWIGLVIYFWHSSELPDHNTHPLLTLSAYLLPFIVCLAVFITGLWNPPVMEVEEGGITYLLLHEVRSLSPVTTLPRDNWMAIFLAGGIYVSALNMLLVISAEDVARRILLILGIFATVLAAIGFLQAVLQSDRLLGFIYAPSGSYFSIFPHPHGWASFALLWTGAMIGLGSHYIRHMRLQTFLDRGGIWFIVATLVLAASVALTGTGLHLLCLSLLLGLAALDASYNTSSRKKFAKLVLGLGGFVILTGGIATFALYLPRATESLVHTNLIPSVGLSFQEQLLIYKDAWQLFLDKPVFGWGAGSFRTMMTFYQETELGTSVYQAAHSDALQVLVEYGLVGAFAWISVPALVFIRFLNLKTHRPLSWYLFGTCSLGLLLALVGFPFRFPAFAFSFLLLWFMAYRWSVIPHLKTSDILRPQLVFTDEGSRRRRSHARPPRPYK; translated from the coding sequence GTGCTCGAAGAAGAATTTCCCTCACCCGGCCCCAAAACCCAGGGCGAAAGAGCCATCCAATGGCATCTCGTCGCCTTCGGACTGGCCACGGCTCTGCTTTTCGCTGGAGCCGCCTATTTCTCCCAACCCTACCTTGGGGCCTTCGGCTGGATCGGGCTGGTCATCTATTTCTGGCACAGCTCGGAGCTGCCTGACCACAACACCCATCCACTGCTGACGCTGAGCGCGTACCTGCTGCCCTTCATCGTGTGTCTGGCCGTCTTCATCACGGGGCTGTGGAATCCGCCCGTCATGGAGGTCGAGGAAGGCGGCATCACCTACCTGCTGCTGCACGAGGTCCGGAGCCTGAGCCCCGTAACCACCCTGCCCAGAGACAACTGGATGGCGATTTTTCTCGCCGGGGGCATCTACGTCAGCGCGCTGAACATGCTGCTTGTCATCAGCGCCGAGGATGTTGCCCGGCGCATTCTGCTCATCCTCGGCATCTTCGCAACCGTGCTCGCGGCCATCGGTTTTCTCCAGGCCGTGCTCCAGTCCGACCGCCTGCTGGGCTTCATCTACGCGCCCTCGGGCAGCTATTTTTCCATCTTCCCGCATCCGCACGGGTGGGCCTCGTTCGCGCTGCTGTGGACGGGAGCCATGATCGGACTGGGCTCGCACTACATTCGGCACATGCGCCTCCAGACCTTCCTCGACCGGGGCGGGATCTGGTTCATCGTGGCGACGCTCGTGCTGGCGGCCTCGGTCGCACTGACCGGCACGGGCCTGCACCTGCTCTGCCTGAGCCTTCTGCTCGGGCTGGCCGCTCTCGACGCCTCCTACAACACCAGTTCTCGCAAGAAATTCGCCAAGCTGGTGCTCGGGCTGGGCGGTTTTGTCATTCTGACCGGTGGTATCGCAACCTTCGCCCTTTACCTGCCGCGGGCCACTGAAAGCCTCGTCCATACGAACCTGATCCCCAGCGTGGGACTCAGCTTTCAGGAGCAGCTCCTCATCTACAAGGACGCCTGGCAGCTCTTTCTCGATAAACCCGTCTTCGGCTGGGGCGCGGGCTCCTTCCGCACCATGATGACCTTTTATCAGGAAACCGAACTGGGAACGAGCGTCTATCAAGCCGCGCACTCCGACGCGCTTCAGGTACTCGTCGAGTACGGTCTGGTCGGGGCATTTGCCTGGATCAGCGTTCCGGCACTGGTCTTTATCCGCTTCCTGAACCTGAAAACCCACCGCCCGCTGAGCTGGTATCTTTTCGGAACCTGCTCGCTGGGCCTGCTGCTGGCGCTGGTCGGGTTTCCGTTCCGCTTCCCGGCGTTCGCGTTTTCGTTTTTGCTGTTGTGGTTCATGGCCTACCGCTGGTCGGTCATTCCTCACCTGAAAACCTCGGACATCCTGCGCCCGCAACTGGTCTTCACCGACGAAGGGTCCCGCCGCCGCCGCTCACACGCGCGTCCTCCCCGCCCCTACAAGTAA